Genomic DNA from Alicyclobacillus fastidiosus:
ACTTCGCCATAGCCGCCGGTTCGGACTTAATGCGCGCGGAAAGCTTTATCTGGTGGCGAGCTTTTATTGCGCTCGTACTCGGCTTTATCCTGATGATTATCGCTTTTCCAGCATCCCGTCCGATGCTCGTCCAGACCTACTCGGATCCACGATTGCTGGCCTATGGCGCCGTGATCGGAATCGGTTGGGCAATTTGGGTCATCATGGGCTACTACATTGGCATCGCCTACGCCGGTGGGGTTCGTGGAGGGGTCATTGCCGGAACTTTTGGTTTCTTCTTCATTTCGTTCTTCTCGATGACGGTGTATGGAACGCCTTTCAGTTGGATTGTCCTGATCGGCAGCGTGATTCTCTTCATTGGCGCGGCTTTGATTATCACCGAACCAAAGGATGTCTTGGCCAACAAACGTTAGGGGGGAGAACCATGGAGAAGGAAGCGGCAATGGACCGCGATGTGGCTGATGCAGCGCTTCTTCAAGAATATATTCAAGTAACAAACAAATTTGGTACACGCAGACTGATTGCGCTCGCTGTGGTGTGCTTGATGTTGCTTGCCCCACTCTTCATTATTCAGGGTAATGGGTGGTCCAGCATGGTCGGCGGGGAACACATTGGTGATGCATGGATTGTAGTAGGCATCTGCGTCGCCGTTTGTGCAGTAGGCGCGGTTGTGCTGGACTTGGTCTGGAGAAGAAACGACTAGGATGATTTCTTAGACGACGAATGGAGTTTGGGGCTTTGGCAGACATGAACACAGTCTGTTAAGGCTCTTTTTGTTTGATGTTGCGCCAGAGACCGGGTCGAGGATGGATCGAGAAGTAAAGGACAACGGGAAGATTTGTTTGACAGAATGTTCCTTTGTTTGATGGACATTATATATTCTAAATTGGAAAAACGGCCCAGGGTGAATGGCATGGTGAATGTTGATCTCCTTCAAATTAGTTGTATAATACATGTTATATTGATTGTATAATACAACTTTTCGATCCGCGAAGGAGGTAGCTACGTTGCAGCAATCTGTGACAGATAGCTCATCGGCCTCTCATCAGGCTGAACATGACGGTCACAAGCTCAGTCTTCGCCAACCGAAGGCTGTATGGGCCGTTGCATTTGCCTGTGTGATTGCGTTTATGGGGCTTGGACTTGTCGATCCCATTTTGACCTCAATCGCGAAAGAGCTTCATGCAACGCCTAGCCAAGTAGAACTATTGTTTACCAGTTACATGGTCGTAACCGGCGTGATGATGCTTATCACCGGTTTTGTCTCGAGTCGTATCGGAGCAAAATGGACGCTACTTATCGCACTATTTTTGATTGTGGTGTTTTCCGCTTTAGCTGGATTATCCGGCACGGTAGGGCAAGTCGTCGGGTTTCGTGCAGGGTGGGGACTGGGAAATGCCCTGTTTATCGCGACCGCACTGTCGACGATCGTCGGCGTATCACGCGGAACTACTGCGAGCGCTGTAGTCCTTTATGAAGCAGCCCTCGGTCTAGGTTTGTCTGTTGGTCCGCTGTTAGGCGGTGCCCTCGGCGGCATTAGTTGGAGGGGACCTTTTTTTGGAGTGGCCATCCTCATGGCCATTGGATTTATCCTCGTCGCAGCAATGCTTCCCAAATTGCCCAGACCCAAGCAAAAGATTCCCATCAGTGCCCCGATTCGCGCCTTGAAATACGGCGGTCTGCTGACAATGGGCATTACGGCATTCTTTTACAATTATGGCTTCTTTACTTTGCTCGGTTATTCGCCATTTGTTCTGAACATGGGTGCGCACGGTTTGGGCTACGTATTTTTCGGATGGGGTATTTCCATGGCGATCACATCCGTTTTCATCGCTCCTAAATTACAGAAGCGCTTTAATGTGCGCCGTACGATGAGTTGGATGTTGTTCCTTTTTGCATTAGACCTGCTTGCAATGGGGCTTGTGATTGCAACACATTCGCCTACTATTAATATCTTTGGTTGGCACTTGTCCGCCAAAGCAGCACTTGTGATTCTGGTCATTCTTGCAGGGGCATTTCTTGGTATTAACAGTACCTTGATCACGACGTTGGTCATGGAAGTTGCGCCAGTTGAGCGTTCCACCGCATCTGCCGCCTACAGTTTTCTGCGCTTTATTGGAGGAGCCATCGCGCCGTGGTTGTCTGGTGAACTCGCCCATTGGGTTTCTCCAAGTGCTTCCTTTTATGTCGCGACCATCTGTGTCGCAGTTGCCATCTACATCGCATGGATGGGCAAACGGCTTTTGGATAACCCGGCGGCGCAACAACGCCCTGTTGTCGACCCAAAGCCGCAGTATGAAGCTGTCACACAACCAAGTCACAGCTCCAGTAGAGGGAACCGATGATCCGCTTACGGAAGACTGGTTGACACGACACCATTTGGTGACCTATAATCAAACCGTCACCAAATGGTGTCCGATTAGGGGTTAGTCCATTTGGAAAGTTTGGAACTCGAATAAGTTTCACTTGAAAGATTTTAGGAGGGGGTGTAGTGAGCGAGAACAACCAGTTGCGGGATGTGTTTGATGCGATTGCAGATCCAA
This window encodes:
- a CDS encoding MFS transporter codes for the protein MTDSSSASHQAEHDGHKLSLRQPKAVWAVAFACVIAFMGLGLVDPILTSIAKELHATPSQVELLFTSYMVVTGVMMLITGFVSSRIGAKWTLLIALFLIVVFSALAGLSGTVGQVVGFRAGWGLGNALFIATALSTIVGVSRGTTASAVVLYEAALGLGLSVGPLLGGALGGISWRGPFFGVAILMAIGFILVAAMLPKLPRPKQKIPISAPIRALKYGGLLTMGITAFFYNYGFFTLLGYSPFVLNMGAHGLGYVFFGWGISMAITSVFIAPKLQKRFNVRRTMSWMLFLFALDLLAMGLVIATHSPTINIFGWHLSAKAALVILVILAGAFLGINSTLITTLVMEVAPVERSTASAAYSFLRFIGGAIAPWLSGELAHWVSPSASFYVATICVAVAIYIAWMGKRLLDNPAAQQRPVVDPKPQYEAVTQPSHSSSRGNR